One window of Halorussus sp. MSC15.2 genomic DNA carries:
- a CDS encoding SDR family NAD(P)-dependent oxidoreductase, whose protein sequence is MSGNDASTAPDGVPGRFEGDAVLVTGSTRGIGEGIARRFAREGASVVVTGRTEADGETTVADIEDAGGDATFVRADMRDPEDIAALVEATAEEYGGIDVLVNNAGVETNTGAAEASMDDWNFVLETDFRAYWLCAKHARDHMDEGAIVNVSSNHARLTMPEMFPYNAVKAGIDGMTRAMALDFGPSVRVNTVNPGWVAIDRTTDEMDPEYREYLESIHPVGRLGSPEDVAGTVAFLASDDAAFVTGASLLVDGGRTAVMQDDQLPDYRARREEDAN, encoded by the coding sequence GTGTCCGGCAACGACGCCTCGACCGCGCCAGACGGCGTTCCGGGGCGATTCGAGGGCGACGCGGTCCTCGTCACCGGTTCGACCCGCGGCATCGGCGAGGGAATCGCGCGGCGGTTCGCCCGCGAGGGCGCGAGCGTCGTCGTCACGGGCCGGACCGAGGCAGACGGCGAGACGACCGTCGCCGACATCGAGGACGCGGGCGGCGACGCGACGTTCGTCCGCGCGGACATGCGCGACCCCGAGGATATCGCGGCGCTGGTCGAGGCCACCGCCGAGGAGTACGGCGGCATCGACGTGCTGGTCAACAACGCCGGCGTCGAGACGAACACCGGCGCGGCGGAGGCGTCGATGGACGACTGGAACTTCGTCCTCGAAACCGACTTCCGGGCCTACTGGCTCTGCGCCAAGCACGCCCGGGACCACATGGACGAGGGCGCTATCGTCAACGTCTCCTCGAACCACGCCCGCCTCACGATGCCCGAGATGTTCCCGTACAACGCGGTGAAGGCCGGTATCGACGGCATGACCCGCGCGATGGCGCTGGACTTCGGCCCGTCGGTCCGCGTCAACACGGTCAACCCCGGGTGGGTCGCCATCGACCGGACGACCGACGAGATGGACCCGGAGTACCGCGAATACCTCGAATCCATCCACCCGGTCGGCCGACTCGGCAGTCCCGAGGACGTGGCTGGCACCGTCGCCTTCCTCGCGAGCGACGACGCCGCCTTCGTCACGGGCGCGTCGCTGCTGGTCGACGGCGGCCGGACTGCGGTGATGCAGGACGACCAACTGCCCGACTACCGGGCGCGCCGCGAGGAGGACGCGAACTGA
- a CDS encoding carbohydrate ABC transporter permease has product MANTDTTAGQRRATYRDELRDAYRWRRQRLTDSLPSVEGVPYLFLMPFFVLFGVFLAFPILYTVYLSFFEFEGVGGAALFTVPGINVTITTIAKLQFVGLANYQRLLTDGQFHQAMYNTVFILLVQVPLMIAVALTLAVALDASFVRLKGLFRTTLAVPISANLVAYATVFVLLMQDHGLVNYLLGLVGLGPIPWFASDFWSRMTIVGAVTWRWTGYNMIILLAGLQNVPEQLYEAAEMDGANRLQKFRYVTLPQLKPVLLFVGVTSTIGTFKLFSEPLIVSEAGASASATRTIVQYVYEMAFVQFQLGYASALTWVLIAVVSALSIFQIKAVGGGGSA; this is encoded by the coding sequence ATGGCTAACACAGACACGACAGCGGGTCAGCGGCGCGCAACGTATCGCGACGAACTCCGGGACGCCTACCGGTGGCGTCGCCAGCGGCTCACCGACAGCCTGCCGAGCGTCGAGGGCGTCCCCTACCTGTTCCTCATGCCCTTCTTCGTCCTGTTCGGGGTGTTTCTCGCGTTCCCCATCCTCTACACGGTCTACCTCTCCTTTTTCGAGTTCGAGGGCGTCGGCGGCGCGGCGCTGTTCACCGTGCCCGGTATCAACGTAACGATTACCACGATAGCGAAACTACAGTTCGTGGGGCTGGCGAACTACCAGCGACTCCTCACCGACGGGCAGTTCCATCAGGCCATGTACAACACGGTCTTCATCCTGCTCGTGCAGGTGCCGTTGATGATTGCCGTCGCGCTCACGCTGGCGGTCGCGCTCGACGCCTCGTTCGTCAGGCTCAAGGGTCTCTTTCGGACGACGCTGGCGGTGCCCATCTCGGCGAACCTCGTGGCGTACGCGACCGTCTTCGTCCTGCTCATGCAGGACCACGGGCTGGTCAACTACCTCCTCGGACTGGTCGGTCTCGGCCCGATTCCGTGGTTCGCCAGCGACTTCTGGTCGCGGATGACCATCGTGGGCGCGGTCACGTGGCGGTGGACCGGCTACAACATGATAATCCTGCTCGCCGGTCTCCAGAACGTGCCCGAACAGCTCTACGAGGCCGCCGAGATGGACGGGGCCAACCGCCTCCAGAAGTTCCGGTACGTCACCCTGCCACAACTCAAACCCGTGTTGCTGTTCGTGGGCGTGACCTCGACCATCGGCACGTTCAAGCTGTTCTCCGAGCCGCTCATCGTGAGCGAGGCCGGGGCGTCCGCGTCGGCGACCCGGACCATCGTCCAGTACGTCTACGAGATGGCGTTCGTGCAGTTCCAGCTCGGCTACGCGAGCGCGCTGACGTGGGTCCTCATCGCCGTGGTGAGCGCGCTCTCGATATTCCAAATCAAGGCCGTCGGAGGTGGTGGCAGTGCGTGA
- a CDS encoding extracellular solute-binding protein yields MVASLMTDRNIDTNRRRVLRGAGLAGAATLAGCMGGGGGGNQKADSITAWGWDVAAESLKITAGSYQEDTDATVNVKQIGRSDLKDKYKSKLLAGSGAPAVSMMESVDAAAWVDTGGLKDVSGYLSDEVKGKFVSGKWGPLEKDGKTYALPWDIGPVGTFYRKDVLDEHDVNVGDVETWEQFIEEGKKLPDDVAMLNIPSNDYDGLWRMQYRQLGGQPFTEDGKIAFDNEKSVRVARNLKRLRDAGITASEASWSSAWFSGFQNGSIASLSAGAWMEGTLKSELPDTSGKWRVMRPPAFESGGARATNWGGSNLVIADQISDAKANRAWDYMEYSLASKENQVKMYEEYGIFPAYEPAYQSDAFDQGSEFLGGQSAGRMFAEIAPDIPPYRYTIDTPEVTKAINTHFRKMMNGDVSPKKAVANAAKQVADRTDRELA; encoded by the coding sequence GTGGTAGCGTCTCTCATGACCGACCGCAACATCGATACGAACCGACGACGCGTGCTGAGAGGAGCGGGACTGGCTGGCGCGGCGACCCTCGCAGGCTGCATGGGTGGCGGCGGTGGCGGGAACCAGAAGGCCGACTCCATCACCGCGTGGGGTTGGGACGTCGCGGCGGAGTCCCTGAAAATCACGGCCGGGAGCTACCAGGAGGACACCGACGCGACCGTGAACGTCAAGCAAATCGGCCGCTCGGACCTGAAAGACAAGTACAAGTCCAAGCTCCTCGCCGGGAGCGGGGCGCCCGCCGTCTCGATGATGGAGAGCGTGGACGCCGCCGCGTGGGTCGATACCGGCGGACTCAAGGACGTGTCGGGCTACCTGAGCGACGAGGTCAAAGGGAAGTTCGTCTCCGGCAAGTGGGGTCCGCTGGAGAAGGACGGGAAGACGTACGCGCTCCCGTGGGACATCGGCCCGGTCGGGACGTTCTACCGCAAGGACGTCCTCGACGAACACGACGTGAACGTCGGCGACGTCGAGACGTGGGAGCAGTTCATCGAGGAGGGCAAGAAGCTCCCCGACGACGTGGCGATGCTCAACATTCCGTCGAACGACTACGACGGTCTCTGGCGGATGCAGTACCGCCAGCTGGGCGGCCAACCGTTCACCGAGGACGGGAAGATTGCGTTCGACAACGAGAAGAGCGTCCGCGTGGCGCGCAACCTCAAGCGCCTCCGCGACGCCGGTATCACCGCGAGCGAGGCCTCGTGGTCGAGCGCGTGGTTCTCCGGCTTCCAGAACGGCTCCATCGCCTCGCTCTCCGCCGGGGCGTGGATGGAGGGAACGCTGAAGTCCGAGCTTCCGGACACGTCCGGCAAGTGGCGGGTCATGCGACCCCCGGCGTTCGAGTCGGGCGGCGCGCGAGCGACCAACTGGGGCGGCTCGAACCTCGTCATTGCCGACCAAATCAGCGACGCGAAGGCCAACCGAGCGTGGGACTACATGGAGTACTCGCTGGCCAGCAAGGAGAATCAGGTCAAGATGTACGAGGAGTACGGCATCTTCCCGGCGTACGAACCGGCCTACCAGAGCGACGCGTTCGACCAAGGGAGCGAGTTCCTCGGCGGCCAGTCGGCCGGTCGGATGTTCGCCGAAATCGCGCCCGACATCCCGCCGTACCGCTACACCATCGACACGCCGGAGGTCACGAAGGCCATCAACACCCACTTCCGGAAGATGATGAACGGCGACGTCTCGCCGAAGAAGGCGGTCGCGAACGCCGCCAAGCAGGTCGCCGACCGCACCGACAGAGAACTGGCCTGA
- a CDS encoding CPBP family intramembrane glutamic endopeptidase translates to MGVALSWAAIQSGQRPEAWGYHWSRRSVGVGILGVGVLVAVSAVTGYVDGVLFAGNEMNATFTSAVTDALRTTPSLALVFLLGNGVFGPIAEEQVWRGIVQTDAVEGWGVATGIGTTALLFAFKHVVVDGSVARLTTLLAMGLVLGLLRHRSGTVSSTVAHIGVNTLSTAAIVFAALG, encoded by the coding sequence ATGGGAGTCGCCCTCTCGTGGGCGGCGATTCAGAGCGGCCAGCGTCCCGAAGCGTGGGGGTACCACTGGTCGCGGCGCAGCGTCGGCGTCGGCATCCTCGGCGTCGGTGTGCTGGTCGCTGTATCGGCCGTAACCGGCTACGTGGACGGCGTGTTGTTCGCCGGTAACGAGATGAACGCGACGTTCACCAGTGCCGTCACGGACGCGCTCCGGACGACTCCGTCGCTCGCTCTTGTGTTCCTGCTGGGTAACGGGGTCTTCGGACCGATAGCAGAGGAACAGGTCTGGCGAGGCATCGTACAGACGGACGCTGTGGAGGGATGGGGTGTCGCAACCGGAATCGGAACGACGGCACTACTCTTTGCTTTCAAACACGTCGTCGTCGATGGTTCGGTCGCACGACTAACGACGCTGTTGGCGATGGGTCTCGTGCTGGGACTGCTGCGCCACCGGTCCGGAACAGTCAGTAGTACAGTTGCCCACATCGGAGTGAACACTCTCTCGACAGCGGCAATCGTCTTCGCGGCGTTGGGCTAA
- a CDS encoding ABC transporter ATP-binding protein: MATIDIDDLRKEFEIDGGSLLTAVDDVDLTVEDGEFLVLVGPSGCGKTTTLRCVAGLEEVTDGAIRFDGEDVTDQRARDRDVAMVFQNYALYPHMNVRKNLGFGLKLSSKRSSAEIRERVEEVAEMLGITDLLGKRPRDLSGGQQQRVALGRAIIREPEVFLMDEPLSNLDAKLRSEMRTELQELQQDLDVTTMYVTHDQTEAMAMGDRIAIMNEGRLQQVGTAEEVYGDPTNEFVAKFIGSPSINLFTADVSDGTLHGPGDFTYVLDDPSWVAGRDRVRVGVRPEDIYLVESGGNAAEASVVEPMGNENFLYADFADSELTARIASELRPTPGETVRFDFEETALYLFDPETGDALKTKTAATDVSVSEHVPTEGESA, encoded by the coding sequence ATGGCTACGATAGACATCGACGACTTGCGCAAGGAATTCGAGATAGACGGCGGCAGCTTACTCACTGCCGTCGACGACGTCGACCTCACCGTCGAAGACGGGGAGTTCCTCGTCCTCGTCGGCCCCTCGGGCTGCGGAAAGACGACGACGTTGCGGTGCGTCGCCGGACTCGAGGAGGTCACGGACGGGGCGATTCGCTTCGACGGCGAGGACGTGACCGACCAGCGGGCGCGCGACCGGGACGTCGCGATGGTGTTCCAGAACTACGCGCTCTACCCGCACATGAACGTCCGCAAGAACCTCGGCTTCGGTCTCAAGCTCTCCTCGAAGCGGAGTTCGGCCGAGATTCGCGAGCGCGTCGAGGAGGTCGCCGAGATGCTCGGCATCACCGACCTGCTCGGAAAGCGCCCCCGGGACCTCTCGGGCGGCCAGCAACAGCGCGTCGCGCTCGGCCGGGCCATCATCCGGGAGCCGGAGGTGTTCCTGATGGACGAGCCGCTGTCGAACCTCGACGCGAAGCTCCGGTCGGAGATGCGGACAGAACTACAAGAACTCCAGCAAGACCTCGACGTGACGACGATGTACGTCACCCACGACCAGACCGAGGCGATGGCGATGGGCGACCGCATCGCCATCATGAACGAGGGGCGACTCCAGCAGGTCGGCACCGCCGAGGAGGTGTACGGCGACCCCACCAACGAGTTCGTCGCGAAGTTCATCGGCTCGCCCAGCATCAACCTGTTCACCGCGGACGTCTCCGACGGCACGCTCCACGGTCCCGGCGACTTCACCTACGTCCTCGACGACCCCTCGTGGGTCGCCGGACGCGACCGGGTCCGGGTCGGCGTCCGGCCCGAGGACATCTACCTCGTCGAGTCCGGCGGCAACGCCGCCGAGGCGTCGGTGGTCGAGCCGATGGGCAACGAGAACTTCCTCTACGCCGACTTCGCTGATTCGGAACTGACCGCCAGAATCGCGAGCGAACTCCGGCCGACGCCCGGCGAGACCGTCCGGTTCGACTTCGAAGAGACGGCGCTGTACCTCTTCGACCCCGAGACCGGGGACGCGCTGAAGACCAAGACGGCCGCGACCGACGTGAGCGTGAGCGAACACGTCCCGACCGAGGGGGAGTCGGCATGA
- a CDS encoding IclR family transcriptional regulator has protein sequence MANYPVGATGTTFEVVEALATLDGAGVTEVAERLDLSKGSAYNHLATLEELGYAVNRDGRYRLSLRFLDLGARIRDADGAYRVARSAVDQLAHSSGETASLVVEEAGEAVFVYRAGDDGTTHLREGSRVPLHASAAGKAILANGPPEADGERLGDDAEAPTDETITERNAFARELQTVRDQGLAFDRGELFADRRAVAAPIVTDDGRAVGAVAVSGPADRMSGKRLEEDMPGLVLSTANKVAVDRITD, from the coding sequence ATGGCGAACTATCCGGTCGGCGCGACGGGCACGACCTTCGAGGTCGTCGAGGCGCTCGCGACCCTCGACGGGGCGGGCGTGACGGAGGTCGCCGAGCGACTCGACCTCTCGAAGGGGAGCGCGTACAACCACCTCGCGACGCTCGAGGAACTCGGCTACGCCGTCAACCGGGACGGACGGTACCGCCTCAGCCTGCGGTTCCTCGACCTCGGCGCGCGCATCCGGGACGCAGACGGGGCGTATCGCGTCGCCCGGTCCGCGGTAGACCAGTTGGCCCACTCCAGCGGAGAGACGGCGAGTCTCGTCGTCGAGGAGGCCGGCGAAGCCGTCTTCGTCTACCGCGCGGGCGACGACGGGACGACGCACCTCCGGGAGGGGAGTCGGGTTCCGCTACACGCCTCCGCGGCGGGGAAAGCCATCCTCGCGAACGGACCGCCGGAGGCGGACGGCGAGCGACTCGGCGACGACGCCGAGGCACCCACCGACGAGACGATAACCGAACGGAACGCGTTCGCCCGCGAACTCCAGACCGTCCGCGACCAAGGGTTGGCGTTCGACCGCGGGGAACTGTTCGCCGACCGTCGGGCGGTCGCGGCCCCGATAGTGACCGACGACGGCCGCGCGGTCGGGGCCGTCGCCGTCTCCGGCCCGGCCGACCGGATGAGCGGGAAGCGCCTCGAAGAGGACATGCCCGGACTCGTTCTCAGCACCGCCAACAAGGTCGCCGTGGACCGAATAACGGACTAA
- the dgoD gene encoding galactonate dehydratase: protein MSGRIVDYELYEVPPRWLFLRLETSDGLVGWGEPVVEGRAHTVRAAVEELLDSYLLGKSPDRIEDHWQTMYRGGFYRGGPVLMSAIAGIDQALWDIKGKQFGAPVYELLGGRARDRIRVYQWVGGDRPENVADAAREKVEEGFTALKMNATAEMERVDSPAAVAEAEARLEAVREAVGDEADIGVDFHGRVAKSMAKRLAAALEPHQPMFIEEPVLPEHNDALPGIAAHTTAPIATGERMYSRWDFKEVFESGAVDVIQPDLSHAGGITEVKKIADMAEAYDVAMAPHCPLGPIALAACIQVDAVSPNALIQEQSLDIHYNEGSDVLDYLADTSVFDYHDGYVDLPDGPGLGIEIDEQHVRAKAGDIDWHNPVWRHEDGSVAEW from the coding sequence ATGAGCGGCCGCATCGTCGATTACGAACTGTACGAGGTCCCGCCGCGGTGGCTCTTCCTCCGACTGGAGACCAGCGACGGTCTCGTCGGCTGGGGCGAACCGGTTGTCGAGGGCCGCGCCCACACCGTGCGGGCTGCCGTCGAAGAACTGCTCGACAGCTACCTGCTGGGGAAGTCGCCCGACCGAATCGAGGACCACTGGCAGACGATGTACCGTGGCGGCTTCTACCGCGGCGGCCCGGTCCTGATGTCGGCCATCGCGGGCATCGACCAGGCGCTCTGGGACATCAAGGGCAAGCAATTCGGCGCGCCGGTGTACGAACTGCTCGGCGGGCGAGCGCGCGACCGCATCCGGGTCTACCAGTGGGTCGGCGGCGACCGCCCCGAGAACGTCGCCGACGCGGCCCGCGAGAAGGTCGAGGAGGGGTTCACCGCGCTGAAGATGAACGCCACCGCGGAGATGGAGCGAGTGGACTCGCCCGCCGCGGTCGCCGAGGCCGAGGCGCGCCTCGAAGCCGTCCGCGAGGCGGTCGGCGACGAGGCCGATATCGGCGTGGACTTCCACGGCCGGGTCGCCAAGTCGATGGCCAAACGGCTCGCGGCCGCGCTCGAACCCCACCAGCCAATGTTCATCGAGGAGCCGGTTCTCCCGGAGCACAACGACGCGCTCCCGGGAATCGCGGCTCACACGACCGCGCCCATCGCCACCGGCGAGCGGATGTACTCGCGGTGGGACTTCAAGGAGGTGTTCGAGTCGGGCGCGGTGGACGTAATCCAACCCGACCTGAGCCACGCCGGGGGCATCACGGAGGTCAAGAAGATAGCCGACATGGCGGAGGCCTACGACGTGGCGATGGCCCCCCACTGCCCGCTCGGTCCCATCGCGCTGGCGGCCTGCATCCAGGTGGACGCCGTCTCGCCGAACGCGCTCATTCAGGAGCAGAGCCTCGACATCCACTACAACGAGGGCAGCGACGTGCTGGACTACCTCGCAGACACCTCGGTCTTCGACTACCACGACGGGTACGTGGACCTCCCGGACGGTCCGGGACTCGGCATCGAGATAGACGAACAGCACGTCCGCGCGAAGGCGGGCGACATCGACTGGCACAACCCCGTCTGGCGCCACGAGGACGGGAGCGTCGCGGAGTGGTGA
- the nirK gene encoding copper-containing nitrite reductase, translating to MPATNRRTVLQGIGLGGAATLAGCSTRSAPKTTQTQKAMNKQKQKTVQRVAADPTDIPDPISRNRPKEVDVTLRPEEVTAEIEDGVTFNYMTYNGQVPGPMIRVRKGDTVNLTFENPAENDMPHNVDFHAAAGPGGGAEATMTAPGETAHLKFKATYPGAYIYHCAVPNMDMHISAGMFGLILVEPEEGLPEVDHEFYFGQHEIYTDKRAGETGKHNFDHEAMKREEPSYVVMNGEKYACTPDKYGAPTVKTGDTARVFFVTGGPNLTSSFHPIGNVWEKLWPEGSLTTRPQTHIQTKQVAPGSTTIATMNFPVPGNFKLVDHSLSRVARKGCMAIVQADGKERPDLFDPEPGN from the coding sequence ATGCCCGCAACCAATCGTCGCACGGTCCTGCAAGGTATCGGTCTCGGTGGCGCGGCCACCCTCGCCGGGTGTTCGACCCGCTCCGCCCCGAAAACGACCCAGACCCAGAAGGCCATGAACAAACAGAAACAGAAGACCGTCCAGCGCGTCGCCGCGGACCCGACAGACATCCCCGACCCGATTAGCCGCAACCGACCGAAGGAGGTGGACGTGACCCTCCGGCCCGAGGAGGTCACGGCCGAAATCGAGGACGGGGTCACGTTCAACTACATGACCTACAACGGGCAGGTTCCGGGTCCGATGATTCGGGTCCGGAAGGGTGACACCGTGAACCTCACCTTCGAAAACCCGGCCGAGAACGACATGCCCCACAACGTGGACTTCCACGCCGCGGCCGGACCGGGCGGCGGTGCCGAGGCCACGATGACCGCGCCGGGCGAGACCGCCCACCTGAAGTTCAAGGCGACCTACCCCGGGGCGTACATCTACCACTGCGCGGTCCCGAACATGGACATGCACATCTCGGCGGGCATGTTCGGTCTCATCCTCGTCGAACCCGAGGAGGGACTCCCCGAAGTGGACCACGAGTTCTACTTCGGCCAGCACGAGATATACACCGACAAGCGCGCGGGCGAGACGGGCAAGCACAACTTCGACCACGAGGCGATGAAGCGCGAGGAACCGAGCTACGTCGTGATGAACGGCGAGAAGTACGCCTGCACGCCCGACAAGTACGGCGCGCCGACGGTGAAAACCGGGGACACCGCGCGGGTGTTCTTCGTCACCGGCGGCCCGAACCTCACCAGTAGCTTCCACCCCATCGGCAACGTCTGGGAGAAGCTCTGGCCCGAGGGGTCGCTGACCACCCGTCCGCAGACCCACATCCAGACCAAGCAGGTCGCGCCGGGTAGCACCACGATAGCGACGATGAACTTCCCCGTTCCCGGGAACTTCAAACTCGTGGACCACTCGCTGAGCCGAGTCGCTCGGAAGGGCTGCATGGCCATCGTGCAGGCCGACGGGAAGGAGCGACCGGACCTCTTCGACCCCGAACCCGGGAACTAA
- a CDS encoding carbohydrate ABC transporter permease: MRDHHREFGWKLVTYAFLLVAVLVTLVPLYWIVVAATLNEQAFLAAASDPQLLPGSLAQFFENFNALQQRSPTEFLGHELGFLAAIGNSVLVGAVYTVLSLVLCSMGGFAFAKYEFKYKEPIFYAILATLVLPIQLLVIPLFLLMSRIGLTNTYWAIILPWAANPLGIFLMRQNMQSIPDALLESARMDGATEFQVFYRVALPTMKSSLAALAIVLFLFQWNLFLFPLVILGQDKYTIPVAISDLVGAQRVYYDQIMVAAGLSIVPIFLLFLFLQKYFVSGILAGSVKE, from the coding sequence GTGCGTGACCACCACCGGGAGTTCGGCTGGAAGCTCGTCACGTACGCCTTCCTGCTGGTCGCGGTCCTCGTCACCCTCGTTCCGCTCTACTGGATTGTGGTGGCCGCGACCCTCAACGAGCAGGCGTTCCTCGCGGCCGCCAGCGACCCCCAGCTCCTGCCGGGGTCGCTGGCGCAGTTCTTCGAGAACTTCAACGCCCTGCAGCAGCGCTCGCCCACGGAGTTCCTCGGCCACGAACTCGGCTTCCTCGCGGCCATCGGCAACAGCGTCCTCGTCGGCGCCGTCTACACGGTGCTGTCGCTGGTGCTGTGTTCGATGGGCGGGTTCGCCTTCGCGAAGTACGAGTTCAAGTACAAGGAACCCATCTTCTACGCCATTCTGGCCACGCTCGTGTTGCCCATCCAGTTGCTTGTCATCCCGCTGTTCCTGCTGATGTCGCGCATCGGGCTGACCAACACCTACTGGGCCATCATCCTGCCGTGGGCGGCCAACCCGCTGGGCATCTTCCTGATGCGCCAGAACATGCAGTCGATTCCGGACGCGCTGCTCGAATCCGCACGCATGGACGGGGCGACGGAGTTTCAGGTGTTCTACCGCGTGGCGCTGCCGACGATGAAGTCGTCGCTGGCGGCGCTGGCCATCGTCCTGTTCCTCTTCCAGTGGAACCTCTTCCTGTTCCCGCTGGTCATCCTCGGGCAGGACAAGTACACGATTCCGGTCGCCATCAGCGACCTCGTCGGCGCACAGCGCGTCTACTACGACCAAATCATGGTCGCCGCGGGACTCTCCATCGTCCCCATCTTTCTACTCTTCCTCTTCCTGCAGAAGTACTTCGTCAGCGGCATCCTCGCCGGTTCAGTCAAGGAGTGA